From Fusobacterium sp. SYSU M8D902, the proteins below share one genomic window:
- a CDS encoding MATE family efflux transporter: MGKIQVKSLMSLTIPIFFELLLVTIVGNVDTIMLGHYSDKAVGAVGGISQVLNIQNVIFGFVNLATAILCAQFIGAKNKRRVHEVITVSLVVNLILGLFMGILYFTFWNTILEKIKLPLELIEVGKNYFKLVGGLCIFQGITLTCGAIMKSHGKPKQMLYVNMGVNLLNILGNGMFIFGWFGVPILGPTGVGISTVVSRAIGCVVGFLVMSHNCNFKFRKKFLKPFPFHVIKNILSIGIPTAGENLAWNIGQLMIMSMINTMGTTMIASRTYLMLIANFVMTFSIALGHGTAIQVGQLVGAKESEEAYGKCLKSLKLSIVLAFSVTVLAWLFKNQIMGVFTKDRAILEASLKIFPLMIVLEVGRVFNIVIINSLHAAGDIKFPMFMGIIFIFIVAVPFSYIFGVKLGWGLVGIWIANAADEWFRGIAMLIRWRNKKWITKSFV; the protein is encoded by the coding sequence GAAATGTTGATACAATAATGTTAGGACACTATAGTGACAAAGCAGTAGGAGCAGTAGGTGGAATAAGTCAGGTTTTAAATATTCAAAATGTAATTTTCGGGTTTGTGAATTTAGCAACAGCTATTTTATGTGCTCAATTTATAGGGGCAAAAAATAAGAGAAGAGTACATGAAGTAATAACTGTTTCTTTAGTTGTAAATTTAATTTTAGGATTATTTATGGGAATTTTATACTTTACATTTTGGAATACAATACTTGAGAAGATAAAACTTCCACTTGAGTTGATAGAGGTTGGAAAGAACTATTTTAAATTAGTTGGAGGGTTATGTATCTTTCAAGGGATAACTCTAACTTGTGGTGCTATTATGAAGAGTCATGGAAAACCAAAACAGATGCTATATGTAAATATGGGAGTAAATTTATTAAATATCTTAGGAAATGGTATGTTTATTTTTGGTTGGTTTGGAGTACCTATATTGGGGCCAACTGGTGTGGGAATATCAACAGTAGTTTCACGTGCAATAGGTTGTGTAGTTGGTTTTTTAGTAATGAGCCACAACTGTAATTTTAAATTTAGAAAGAAATTTCTAAAACCCTTTCCCTTCCATGTTATAAAAAATATTCTATCTATAGGGATACCAACTGCAGGAGAGAATTTGGCTTGGAATATAGGACAGTTGATGATAATGTCAATGATAAATACCATGGGAACTACTATGATAGCTTCTAGAACTTATTTGATGTTGATTGCTAACTTTGTGATGACATTTTCAATAGCCTTAGGACATGGGACAGCTATACAGGTAGGGCAATTAGTAGGGGCAAAAGAGAGTGAAGAGGCTTATGGTAAATGCTTAAAAAGTTTAAAACTATCTATTGTATTGGCTTTTTCAGTAACTGTTTTAGCTTGGCTATTTAAAAATCAGATAATGGGAGTTTTTACAAAAGATAGAGCTATTTTAGAAGCTTCTTTAAAAATATTTCCATTGATGATAGTGTTAGAAGTAGGAAGAGTATTTAATATAGTGATAATAAACTCTCTACATGCAGCTGGAGATATAAAATTTCCTATGTTTATGGGAATAATCTTTATTTTTATTGTGGCAGTTCCTTTTTCATATATATTTGGTGTAAAACTAGGTTGGGGATTGGTTGGAATATGGATAGCTAATGCAGCTGATGAATGGTTTAGAGGGATAGCTATGTTGATAAGATGGAGAAATAAAAAGTGGATAACTAAAAGTTTTGTCTAA
- a CDS encoding flavodoxin, giving the protein MKKIGVFYGSTSGTTLGIVDEVEFYLKKMEYDVINVADGITSIGDYENLILITPTYGVGELQADWENVFDEFSKVDFSGKVVGLIGLGNQYAFGESFVGSIKVLYDVVTNNGGKVVGFTSTEGYHYEESEAVIGDQFVGLAIDEGNQGDHTPDKIKSWIEEILPSFN; this is encoded by the coding sequence GTGAAAAAAATAGGAGTGTTTTATGGTTCAACATCTGGAACAACTTTAGGGATTGTTGATGAAGTTGAATTTTATCTAAAAAAAATGGAGTATGATGTTATCAATGTGGCAGACGGAATAACATCAATTGGTGATTATGAGAATCTTATCTTAATTACACCTACTTATGGAGTTGGAGAATTACAAGCTGATTGGGAAAATGTTTTTGATGAATTTTCAAAAGTAGATTTCTCTGGAAAAGTAGTTGGACTTATTGGTCTAGGAAACCAATATGCTTTTGGTGAGTCATTTGTAGGAAGTATTAAAGTACTTTATGATGTTGTTACTAATAATGGTGGAAAAGTGGTTGGATTCACATCTACTGAGGGATACCACTATGAAGAGTCTGAAGCTGTAATTGGTGACCAATTTGTAGGATTAGCAATTGATGAGGGTAACCAAGGAGATCACACTCCTGATAAGATTAAAAGTTGGATAGAAGAGATTTTACCATCATTTAACTAA
- a CDS encoding tRNA threonylcarbamoyladenosine dehydratase: MIFQRTELLIGSENLNRLKNSHIIVFGIGGVGGFATEALVRAGIGEISIVDFDDIDITNINRQIIALQSTVGLLKTTVMKKRLLDINPQLIIHEYPIKFSKDNIDIFFKDKTYSYIVDAIDLVSSKLDLISIAKEKEIPIISSMGTGNKLNPTMLEVADINKTSVCPLARVIRKELKNRGIKKLKVVYSKEEPKKPENLSGSREKKVNVGSISFVPSTAGLILASEVIKDICNL, translated from the coding sequence ATGATATTTCAAAGGACAGAACTTTTAATAGGAAGTGAAAACCTGAATAGATTAAAAAATTCGCATATTATAGTTTTCGGGATTGGTGGTGTAGGTGGTTTTGCTACAGAAGCTCTAGTAAGAGCAGGAATTGGTGAAATATCAATAGTTGATTTTGATGATATTGATATTACAAATATCAATAGACAGATAATTGCTCTTCAAAGTACAGTTGGATTATTAAAAACAACAGTTATGAAAAAAAGATTGTTGGATATAAATCCCCAATTGATTATACACGAATATCCTATTAAATTTTCCAAAGATAATATAGATATATTTTTTAAAGATAAAACTTATTCATATATAGTTGATGCTATTGATCTAGTCAGTTCTAAACTAGACCTAATATCCATTGCTAAGGAAAAAGAGATTCCTATTATCTCATCTATGGGAACAGGAAATAAACTTAATCCTACAATGTTAGAGGTGGCTGATATCAATAAAACATCTGTTTGTCCTCTAGCTAGAGTTATTAGAAAAGAACTAAAAAATAGAGGAATAAAGAAATTAAAGGTAGTTTACTCAAAAGAGGAACCTAAAAAGCCTGAAAATTTAAGTGGAAGCAGAGAGAAAAAGGTAAATGTAGGAAGTATATCTTTTGTACCATCAACAGCTGGATTAATACTTGCTAGTGAAGTTATTAAAGATATTTGTAATTTATAG
- the rplU gene encoding 50S ribosomal protein L21 — MYAVIKTGGKQYKVTEGDVLRVEKLNAEVNTTVELTEVLLVANGETVKVGTPVVEGAKVVAEVVAQGKGAKVVNFKYKPKTGYHRKKGHRQQFTEIKVTSINA, encoded by the coding sequence ATGTACGCAGTTATAAAAACTGGTGGTAAACAATACAAAGTTACAGAAGGTGACGTATTAAGAGTAGAGAAGTTAAATGCTGAAGTTAACACAACTGTAGAATTAACTGAAGTTCTTTTAGTAGCTAATGGAGAAACTGTAAAAGTTGGAACTCCTGTAGTAGAGGGAGCTAAAGTAGTTGCAGAAGTAGTAGCTCAAGGTAAAGGAGCTAAAGTAGTTAACTTCAAATACAAGCCAAAAACAGGATACCACAGAAAAAAAGGTCATAGACAACAATTTACTGAAATTAAAGTTACTTCAATAAACGCTTAA
- a CDS encoding ribosomal-processing cysteine protease Prp: MTKIEIYRKKGRIVGYKATGHSGYAEYGEDIVCAALSMALQLPLGGMQDVLDIYPKFEIDSDGYLSVDIREVDKKGKDSELNTLLESMVIMIRSLSKDYPKNIKLVEKEEK, translated from the coding sequence ATGACAAAAATAGAAATTTATAGAAAAAAAGGTAGAATTGTAGGATACAAGGCTACTGGACATTCAGGCTATGCTGAATATGGAGAAGATATAGTTTGTGCAGCACTTTCTATGGCATTACAACTACCATTAGGTGGAATGCAAGATGTGTTGGATATTTATCCAAAATTTGAGATTGATTCTGATGGATACCTTAGTGTAGATATTAGAGAGGTTGATAAAAAGGGTAAAGATAGTGAACTAAATACTCTTTTAGAAAGCATGGTTATAATGATAAGAAGTTTATCAAAAGATTATCCTAAAAATATAAAGCTTGTTGAGAAGGAGGAAAAATAG
- the rpmA gene encoding 50S ribosomal protein L27 yields the protein MQFTLNIQLFAHKKGQGSVKNGRDSNPKYLGVKKYDGEVVKAGNIIVRQRGTAFHPGNNMGMGKDHTLFALIDGYVKFERLGKDKKQVSVYASK from the coding sequence ATGCAATTTACTTTAAATATACAATTATTTGCACACAAAAAAGGACAAGGTTCTGTTAAAAACGGAAGAGATTCAAATCCTAAATATCTTGGAGTAAAAAAATATGATGGAGAAGTTGTAAAAGCTGGAAACATCATAGTTAGACAAAGAGGAACAGCTTTCCACCCAGGAAACAACATGGGAATGGGAAAAGACCATACTCTATTTGCTCTAATAGATGGATATGTAAAATTCGAAAGATTAGGAAAAGACAAGAAGCAAGTATCAGTATACGCTTCAAAATAG
- a CDS encoding AAA family ATPase has protein sequence MKKVPIAIEDFKEIIEQDYYYVDKTKFIEDILNDGAKVKLFCRPRRFGKTLNMSTLKYFFDIKNKDENRKLFNSLYIGNSPLIDEQGKYPVILLTLKEIKGNTLNLAYTQIKTLISDLFDEHKYLRKNLNERDIEIFDNIWKRKEEDYSNSLKFLIKCLSEYYNQKVIVLIDEYDTPLLTAYEFGYYNDILQFFKIFYGGALKSNINLQMGVLTGIIRVAQAGVFSDLNNFTNYTILNNEYSDSFGLVEDEVKVMLNYYKIGYEMLEVKKWYDGYSFGKDDIYNPWSILNFVQFKVLKSYWINTSSNFMIRELLEHTGEEGLKTLEKIFNQEEIAVRITENVRFGNNLSASEVWELMLYSGYLTINGKLDDGRYLVRIPNMEIMNFFKDEFLTIVFGNYDKVDRLRDALRDKNIEQLNKSIEELVLYTMSSHDITKYYENPYHMLLLGFFYALDGYYLPKSNMEAGYGRADIILFPKDKTRAGYVLELKRAYTKNPEKEVEKALQQIDENKYYVELERYGAKEIIKLGYVFDGKKVISSYIE, from the coding sequence ATGAAAAAAGTACCTATTGCAATAGAGGATTTTAAAGAAATTATAGAACAAGATTATTACTATGTTGATAAGACAAAGTTTATAGAAGATATATTAAATGATGGAGCAAAGGTAAAATTATTTTGTCGTCCTAGAAGGTTTGGAAAGACTCTTAATATGTCTACACTTAAATACTTCTTTGATATAAAAAATAAAGATGAGAACAGAAAGCTATTCAATAGTTTATATATAGGAAACTCTCCATTGATAGATGAACAAGGGAAATATCCAGTTATATTGCTCACATTAAAAGAAATAAAAGGTAATACTCTTAACCTTGCATATACTCAAATAAAAACCTTAATTTCTGATTTATTTGATGAACATAAATATTTAAGAAAAAACTTAAATGAGAGAGATATTGAGATATTTGATAATATTTGGAAAAGAAAAGAAGAAGATTATAGTAATTCTTTAAAGTTTTTAATAAAATGTCTAAGTGAATATTATAATCAAAAAGTAATCGTATTGATAGATGAGTATGATACACCACTTCTAACTGCTTATGAGTTTGGGTATTATAACGATATACTTCAATTTTTTAAAATCTTTTATGGAGGAGCTTTAAAATCTAATATAAACTTACAAATGGGAGTTCTTACTGGAATAATAAGGGTAGCTCAAGCAGGTGTATTTTCTGATTTAAACAACTTTACAAACTATACAATATTAAATAATGAATATAGTGATAGTTTTGGATTGGTAGAAGATGAAGTAAAAGTTATGCTTAATTATTATAAGATAGGCTATGAAATGCTAGAAGTGAAGAAATGGTATGATGGATATAGTTTTGGTAAAGATGATATATACAATCCTTGGAGTATATTAAACTTTGTACAGTTTAAAGTGTTAAAATCATATTGGATAAATACAAGCTCTAACTTTATGATAAGAGAGCTTTTAGAACATACTGGAGAAGAGGGATTGAAAACTCTTGAAAAGATTTTTAATCAAGAAGAGATAGCAGTAAGAATAACTGAAAATGTAAGATTTGGAAATAATCTATCAGCAAGTGAAGTATGGGAGCTTATGCTATACTCTGGTTATCTAACTATAAATGGTAAATTAGATGATGGAAGATATTTAGTAAGAATACCAAATATGGAGATTATGAACTTCTTCAAGGATGAATTTTTAACTATTGTATTTGGAAATTATGATAAAGTAGATAGATTAAGAGATGCTTTAAGAGATAAAAATATAGAACAGTTGAATAAATCAATAGAGGAATTAGTTTTATATACAATGAGTTCACATGATATAACAAAATATTATGAGAATCCATATCATATGTTACTACTTGGATTTTTCTATGCTTTAGATGGTTACTATCTTCCTAAATCAAATATGGAAGCAGGATATGGTAGAGCAGATATAATACTATTTCCAAAAGATAAGACAAGAGCAGGATATGTCTTGGAGTTAAAAAGAGCTTATACTAAAAATCCAGAGAAAGAAGTAGAAAAAGCTTTGCAACAGATAGATGAGAATAAATACTATGTAGAATTAGAAAGATATGGAGCAAAAGAGATAATTAAATTAGGTTATGTCTTTGATGGTAAGAAGGTAATAAGTAGTTATATTGAATAA
- a CDS encoding helix-turn-helix domain-containing protein, with protein sequence MEKIIEKLKSIGFSKTEALIYTTLLTIGRASGYKLAKELELSKSTIYQMLDTMCKNGYILLIPNTSKEYEAKDPELLLEEMEKKYMSTFKNLKSDLKNLDKTVKTEYFYKLDKRENIDRALVDIIEKSESEIYINTDFNLQNLRENLERAIERGVRIILFSFNEIDNLGLDIEVYHKGQEKESYKNSSRLMLVADLKRSLIVTRIGEKFSGICTDNEIFIKIISEHIHSDIYMAKLSKIYEEIFDDKIKIDTLHERRNLIK encoded by the coding sequence GTGGAAAAAATAATAGAAAAATTAAAAAGTATAGGATTTTCTAAGACAGAGGCACTTATTTATACAACATTGTTAACTATAGGGAGAGCAAGTGGATATAAGTTAGCAAAGGAGTTGGAACTATCAAAATCTACAATATACCAGATGTTAGATACAATGTGTAAAAATGGGTATATACTTTTAATTCCTAATACAAGTAAGGAGTATGAAGCAAAGGATCCTGAATTACTTTTAGAAGAGATGGAAAAAAAGTATATGAGTACATTTAAAAATTTAAAGAGTGATTTAAAAAATCTCGATAAAACTGTAAAAACAGAGTATTTTTATAAATTAGATAAGAGAGAGAATATAGATAGAGCCTTGGTTGATATTATAGAGAAAAGTGAGAGCGAGATCTATATTAATACAGATTTTAACTTACAAAATTTAAGAGAAAATTTGGAAAGAGCTATAGAAAGAGGAGTTCGGATAATACTTTTTAGTTTTAATGAAATAGATAATTTAGGTTTAGATATAGAGGTATATCATAAGGGGCAAGAAAAGGAGAGTTATAAAAATTCAAGTAGATTAATGTTGGTAGCAGACTTAAAGAGAAGCTTGATAGTAACTCGAATAGGAGAGAAATTTAGTGGTATTTGTACTGATAATGAGATCTTTATAAAGATAATATCTGAGCATATACATAGTGATATATATATGGCTAAACTATCTAAGATTTATGAAGAGATATTTGATGATAAGATAAAAATAGATACACTTCATGAAAGAAGAAATCTAATAAAATAG
- the malQ gene encoding 4-alpha-glucanotransferase encodes MFERSSGILMHISSLPSEYGIGDLGKKAYEFVDFLNESGQKLWQILPLGPTGYGDSPYQSYSAFAGNYLFIDLEEFVNKSYIDNSELDGLRKVNYDDNLDYEQVKFQKDIVLEKIFPKFIENLASDENLKKEYSEFKEKNKFWLEDYALYMTLKEKFDGKPWQKWSKIYKNRVKSKFGVINEKRLEYYSFLQYTFYKQWGILKRYANEKGVKIIGDIPIFVATDSSDTWSNSKIFQFTKSRVPKCVAGCPPDYFSKTGQLWGNVLYDWKELKKQKYRWWIDRVRFCFEIYDIVRIDHFRGFDSFWSIRYREKTAIKGRWKKGPGMDLFKTIEKRVGKVPIIAEDLGLLTPSVKKLLKKSGYPGMKILEFAFDSDDSDYLPHKYEENCVAYTGTHDNDTIVGWYEGLNEYTKFKCDEYLKEWLEKRGRNYWNPIEWRGIETLWSSKAKLVIIQMQDLLGLGSSARMNIPATVGKNWKWRVQERDLSNDLKERLKEVTKIFNRY; translated from the coding sequence ATGTTTGAGAGAAGTAGTGGGATCTTGATGCATATTTCATCACTACCAAGTGAGTATGGGATAGGGGATCTTGGAAAAAAAGCTTATGAATTTGTAGATTTTTTAAATGAAAGTGGTCAAAAGCTATGGCAGATTTTACCATTGGGACCAACAGGATATGGAGATTCTCCATATCAATCTTATTCAGCATTTGCTGGGAACTATTTATTTATAGATTTAGAGGAGTTTGTCAATAAAAGTTATATAGATAATAGTGAGTTGGATGGTTTAAGAAAGGTAAATTATGATGATAATTTAGATTATGAGCAGGTTAAGTTTCAAAAAGATATAGTATTAGAAAAAATTTTCCCTAAATTTATAGAAAATTTAGCCAGTGATGAAAATTTGAAAAAGGAGTATAGTGAATTTAAGGAAAAAAATAAATTCTGGTTGGAAGACTATGCTTTATATATGACTTTAAAAGAAAAGTTTGATGGTAAACCTTGGCAAAAATGGAGTAAAATTTACAAAAATAGAGTGAAAAGTAAATTTGGTGTAATAAATGAAAAAAGACTTGAATATTATAGTTTTTTGCAATATACTTTTTATAAGCAATGGGGTATATTGAAGAGATATGCCAATGAAAAAGGAGTAAAAATTATAGGAGATATTCCAATTTTTGTTGCAACTGATAGTTCAGATACTTGGAGTAATTCAAAGATATTTCAATTTACAAAATCGAGAGTTCCTAAGTGTGTAGCAGGTTGTCCACCAGATTATTTTAGTAAAACAGGTCAACTATGGGGGAATGTTTTATACGATTGGAAAGAGTTAAAAAAGCAAAAATATAGATGGTGGATAGATAGAGTTAGATTCTGTTTCGAGATATATGATATAGTAAGAATAGATCATTTTAGAGGATTTGATTCTTTTTGGAGTATAAGATATAGAGAGAAGACTGCAATAAAAGGTAGATGGAAAAAGGGACCTGGAATGGATCTGTTTAAAACTATTGAAAAAAGAGTTGGAAAAGTTCCTATCATAGCTGAAGATTTAGGGCTGTTAACTCCAAGTGTAAAAAAACTATTGAAAAAAAGTGGTTATCCAGGAATGAAAATATTAGAATTTGCTTTTGATAGTGATGATAGTGACTACTTACCTCATAAATATGAGGAGAATTGTGTAGCATATACAGGAACACACGATAATGATACCATTGTTGGTTGGTATGAGGGGCTAAATGAGTATACAAAATTCAAATGTGATGAGTATTTGAAAGAGTGGCTAGAAAAAAGAGGAAGAAACTATTGGAATCCTATTGAATGGAGAGGAATAGAGACATTGTGGAGTTCAAAGGCAAAATTGGTAATAATACAGATGCAAGATCTATTGGGATTGGGAAGCTCTGCTAGAATGAATATTCCAGCAACAGTTGGAAAAAACTGGAAGTGGAGAGTTCAAGAAAGAGATTTGAGTAATGATTTAAAAGAGAGATTGAAGGAAGTAACAAAAATATTTAATAGATACTAA
- a CDS encoding glycogen/starch/alpha-glucan phosphorylase: MRVEKEVLRKQIERNLKVSFGKKLNEAKDFEIYRALGQAVMENIADNWYDTERLYEQEKQAFYLSAEFLMGRALGNNLINLGMLQEVKELFAELGINYNKVEDAEEDSALGNGGLGRLAACFLDSLATLNLPGKGYGIRYRNGIFNQEFRDGYQIEKPETWLKYGDVWSVMRPDDEVIVTFGDGSVRAVPYDMPIIGYGTDNVNTLRLWEAHSLVDLDLGKFNQQDYLHATQQKTLAEDISRVLYPNDSTDEGKKLRLKQQYFFVSASLQDIVKRYKKVHGNNFDSFSEFTAIQLNDTHPVIAIPELMRIFIDIEGISWEKAWSIVEKTFAYTNHTILAEALEKWWVGLYEQVVPRVYQITQGIDNQLREYLEQKFPNDYDRQNRMRIINGNMIHMAWLAIYGSHKVNGVAALHTEILKNKELKDWYELYPDRFLNKTNGITQRRWLLQSNSQLASLITELIGDAWITDLSELKKLEAYLDDESVLKRILDIKHEKKIELAKFLKETQGIEIDPNSIFDVQIKRLHEYKRQLLNIFQIIGLYNKLKLNPNMNFTPVTYIFGAKAAPGYFVAKGIIRLINEVAQMINKDPQVNSKLKVVFVENYRVSVAEKLFPAADISEQISTAGKEASGTGNMKFMLNGALTLGTMDGANVEIVEEAGRENNYIFGLTVKEVEEMRAQGYDPHVPYNCVEGLKKIVDSLVDGTFSDLGNGVYGTIHRSLMETAPWHQADQYFVLEDYEAYRRTQQLINKEYTFRMDWARKQLKNIANAGKFSSDRTIKEYAEEIWNITPVKL; the protein is encoded by the coding sequence ATGAGAGTAGAAAAAGAGGTATTAAGAAAACAAATTGAAAGAAATTTAAAAGTTAGCTTTGGAAAAAAGTTAAACGAAGCTAAAGATTTTGAGATTTACAGAGCTTTGGGACAGGCTGTAATGGAGAATATTGCGGATAATTGGTATGATACAGAGAGATTGTATGAGCAAGAAAAACAAGCTTTTTATCTATCAGCAGAGTTTTTAATGGGAAGAGCATTGGGAAATAACTTGATAAACCTAGGAATGTTACAAGAGGTAAAAGAGTTATTTGCAGAATTGGGGATAAATTATAATAAAGTAGAGGATGCAGAGGAGGATTCAGCATTAGGTAATGGTGGATTGGGAAGACTAGCAGCATGCTTTTTAGATTCTTTAGCTACTCTTAATTTACCAGGGAAAGGTTATGGAATAAGATATAGAAACGGGATATTCAATCAGGAGTTTAGAGATGGTTATCAGATAGAGAAACCAGAAACTTGGTTAAAATATGGAGATGTATGGTCAGTTATGAGACCTGATGATGAAGTCATAGTAACATTTGGTGATGGAAGTGTTAGAGCTGTTCCTTATGATATGCCTATAATAGGTTATGGAACTGATAATGTAAATACATTGAGATTGTGGGAAGCTCACTCTTTAGTAGATCTAGATCTAGGAAAATTCAATCAGCAGGATTATCTACATGCAACACAACAAAAAACTTTAGCTGAAGATATCTCAAGAGTACTATATCCTAACGATTCTACAGATGAGGGTAAAAAATTGAGATTGAAACAACAGTATTTCTTTGTTTCAGCTTCACTTCAAGATATAGTAAAAAGATATAAAAAAGTTCATGGAAATAATTTTGATAGTTTTTCAGAGTTTACAGCTATTCAATTGAATGATACACACCCAGTAATAGCTATTCCTGAACTTATGAGAATATTTATAGATATAGAGGGAATAAGCTGGGAAAAGGCTTGGAGTATAGTAGAGAAAACTTTTGCCTATACAAACCATACAATATTAGCTGAAGCTTTGGAAAAATGGTGGGTAGGACTATACGAGCAGGTAGTTCCTAGAGTATATCAGATAACTCAAGGGATAGATAATCAATTGAGAGAGTATCTAGAGCAAAAATTCCCAAATGATTATGATAGACAGAATAGAATGAGAATTATAAATGGAAATATGATTCATATGGCTTGGCTTGCAATCTATGGAAGTCATAAGGTAAATGGAGTTGCAGCACTTCATACAGAGATATTAAAAAATAAAGAGTTAAAAGATTGGTATGAACTATATCCAGATAGATTTTTAAATAAAACAAATGGTATAACACAAAGAAGATGGTTATTACAATCAAACTCACAACTTGCTTCATTGATAACTGAGTTGATAGGTGATGCTTGGATAACTGATTTGAGTGAATTAAAAAAATTGGAAGCTTATTTAGATGATGAGAGTGTATTGAAAAGAATATTGGATATAAAACATGAAAAGAAAATTGAATTAGCAAAATTCTTAAAGGAAACACAAGGAATTGAGATAGATCCTAATTCAATATTTGATGTACAGATAAAGAGACTTCATGAGTATAAGAGACAACTATTAAATATATTCCAAATAATAGGATTATACAATAAATTAAAATTGAATCCAAATATGAACTTTACACCAGTTACATATATATTTGGAGCAAAGGCTGCACCAGGATATTTTGTAGCTAAAGGAATTATAAGATTGATAAATGAAGTAGCACAGATGATAAACAAAGATCCACAAGTAAATTCAAAATTAAAAGTTGTATTTGTAGAAAACTACAGAGTATCTGTAGCTGAAAAATTATTTCCAGCAGCAGATATATCAGAGCAGATTTCCACAGCAGGAAAAGAGGCTTCAGGAACAGGAAATATGAAGTTTATGTTGAATGGAGCTCTAACTCTTGGAACTATGGACGGAGCAAACGTAGAGATAGTAGAGGAAGCAGGAAGAGAAAATAACTACATATTTGGACTTACAGTAAAAGAAGTAGAAGAGATGAGAGCTCAAGGATATGATCCACATGTACCATATAATTGTGTAGAGGGATTGAAAAAAATAGTTGATTCATTGGTAGATGGAACATTTAGTGATTTGGGAAATGGAGTATATGGAACAATACATAGATCTCTTATGGAGACAGCACCTTGGCATCAAGCAGATCAATACTTCGTACTAGAGGATTATGAAGCATATAGAAGAACACAACAACTTATTAATAAAGAATATACTTTCAGAATGGACTGGGCAAGAAAACAATTAAAAAATATAGCAAATGCTGGAAAATTTTCATCTGATAGAACTATAAAAGAGTATGCTGAGGAGATTTGGAATATAACTCCAGTAAAACTATAG